DNA sequence from the Acidimicrobiia bacterium genome:
CGCGAGCCCGCCGAGCTCGAGGACGGCGTCTTGGGCATCGGAGTCGGAGTGAACGAGACGGCCCCGCGTGACAGGTAGCCCGGCCGCGGCCAGGAGCAGCTTGAGGCTGTGCTCGTCGGCATGTGATGGAGGCGTGACTGATTGCAGGGTCAAAACCGTTGGGCTCCGACCTTCTGCCCACACTGTCCACAGCGCGTCGGCAGCCCGAACTGCTCGCGTCGGCGTCGTGTACGAAGGGATTCCTGCGTGTCGCAACGCGTCTTTGGCCAGCGGCGCGAGAAAATCCCCACCAGTTCGAGCGACTAGCACGGGCTTCCCTGATCGGGCTGCCACAGTCCCCAGGGTGCTGACAATGGCATCCACGTCATCGTCGACGAGGACACAGAAGCAGGCAATGATCGTGTCGACGCCAGGATCGTCCGCGACGGCGTCCAAACAGCGGGAAAAGACCGAGACGTCCGACATCACGGTGGCGGTGACGTCGACCGGATTGGTGGTCGACCCGAACGCGGGGACGAACTCGTCGAGCACAGCCTGGGTTGCTTCCCCGAGAGTGGCCAGTGTGAGCGTGCTCGATTCAATCGCGTCGGTGGCAAGGATTCCCGATCCGCCGGAGGTGGAGACGACCGCGACGCGAGGACCTGCCGGCCGCCGCGGCTGGCTGAAGGCTTCTCCGAAGTCGAGGAGCTCGTCGACGTCCTGCGCACGCGCGATGCCGTACTTGCGTAACGCCGCGTTGACCACTCGGTCTGCCGTGGCAAGGGCGCCCGTATGGGAGGCAGCGGCGGAGGCGCCGGCGTCACTTCCGCCGGCCTTGATGAACGCCATCGGCTTTCCAAGGACTGCAAGACGTCGGAGCGCGTTCGCGTCGGAGAGCTGCTCGAGGTATGCAAGCAGCGCGTGACACGACTGGAGTTGTGCGAGCGCTTCGAGAACCTCGAGCGCTGTCACGTCGGCCTCGTTGCCGGTGTTGATGGCCCACCCCAATCCGAGGCCGCGCTCCAACGCGAGGCTGACGGCGCCGAAGCCGAGTGCACCGCTCTGGCTCACAAAACCGATGTTGCCGGTCTGCCACGGGACTTCCCGTGCCGAGAACAGAGGGGTGAAGGTCGCCATGAGCTTGGTCGCGAAGCCAACGGCGCCGATGCAGTTCGGCCCTAGGAGACGGATGCCGGCGGACTTGGCGCGAGATTCGATTTCGCGTTGGAGCGCTGCGCCTTCGGGGCCGGCTTCGGCGAAGCCTGAGGCGCCGATGATGACCATCGGAATGCCGGCTGCGGCACATTCATCGATGGTGTCCGCGACGTGTGTGGCGCTGACCATGACCAGCGCCAAGTCGATCGGCATCGGCGCGACGGCGAGCGACGGGTAGCTGGGGAGGCCGTGCACCTCCTT
Encoded proteins:
- a CDS encoding acetate--CoA ligase family protein yields the protein MTAATTSALEYLWEARSIAIVGASNRDGALGSLPIKYLQRYGYAGTIVPINPSAKEVHGLPSYPSLAVAPMPIDLALVMVSATHVADTIDECAAAGIPMVIIGASGFAEAGPEGAALQREIESRAKSAGIRLLGPNCIGAVGFATKLMATFTPLFSAREVPWQTGNIGFVSQSGALGFGAVSLALERGLGLGWAINTGNEADVTALEVLEALAQLQSCHALLAYLEQLSDANALRRLAVLGKPMAFIKAGGSDAGASAAASHTGALATADRVVNAALRKYGIARAQDVDELLDFGEAFSQPRRPAGPRVAVVSTSGGSGILATDAIESSTLTLATLGEATQAVLDEFVPAFGSTTNPVDVTATVMSDVSVFSRCLDAVADDPGVDTIIACFCVLVDDDVDAIVSTLGTVAARSGKPVLVARTGGDFLAPLAKDALRHAGIPSYTTPTRAVRAADALWTVWAEGRSPTVLTLQSVTPPSHADEHSLKLLLAAAGLPVTRGRLVHSDSDAQDAVLELGGLAVGKAVVPGLLHKTDAGGVELGITPETASRVYQRLKQLGGEVRFEEMVTGHTEVLVGVASTPLGPVVSVGTGGIHTEAMGDVTVRLAPVDMHEAAAMIAETAVGRLLTSTRGQPAGDIPSLAQLVATVSQIVDGWPAGFELDLNPVAVFPTGIRILDAAYVEPRAK